Proteins encoded within one genomic window of Argiope bruennichi chromosome 7, qqArgBrue1.1, whole genome shotgun sequence:
- the LOC129975800 gene encoding histone H3 → MARTKQTARKSTGGKAPRKQLATKAARKSAPATGGVKKPHRYRPGTVALREIRRYQKSTELLIRKLPFQRLVREIAQDFKTDLRFQSSAVMALQEASEAYLVGLFEDTNLCAIHAKRVTIMPKDIQLARRIRGERA, encoded by the coding sequence ATGGCACGTACCAAGCAGACCGCCCGTAAGAGTACTGGAGGTAAAGCCCCCAGGAAACAACTGGCTACTAAGGCCGCTCGTAAGAGCGCCCCAGCCACCGGAGGTGTTAAGAAGCCCCATCGTTACAGGCCCGGAACTGTTGCTTTGAGAGAAATCCGTCGTTATCAAAAATCCACTGAACTCTTGATCCGAAAATTGCCATTCCAGCGTTTGGTTCGAGAAATCGCTCAGGACTTCAAAACTGATCTCCGATTCCAGAGTTCTGCTGTTATGGCTCTCCAGGAAGCTAGCGAAGCTTATTTAGTAGGCTTGTTCGAAGACACTAACTTGTGCGCTATCCACGCCAAGAGAGTAACTATCATGCCTAAGGACATTCAGCTCGCTAGACGAATTAGGGGTGAACGTGcctaa
- the LOC129975801 gene encoding histone H2A: MSGRGKGGKVKGKSKTRSSRAGLQFPVGRIHRLLRKGNYAERVGAGAPVYLAAVLEYLAAEVLELAGNAARDNKKTRIIPRHLQLAIRNDEELNKLLSGVTIAQGGVLPNIQAVLLPKKTEKKA, encoded by the coding sequence ATGTCTGGTCGTGGCAAAGGCGGTAAAGTTAAGGGAAAGAGCAAGACTCGTTCTAGCCGAGCAGGGCTTCAATTCCCTGTCGGTCGTATCCATCGACTTCTCCGAAAAGGCAATTATGCAGAACGTGTTGGAGCTGGAGCACCCGTGTACCTGGCTGCCGTGTTAGAATACTTAGCTGCTGAAGTGTTGGAGTTGGCTGGTAATGCCGCCAGAGATAACAAGAAAACTAGGATCATTCCTAGACATCTCCAACTCGCCATCCGAAACGACGAGGAGTTGAACAAACTCCTTTCCGGAGTAACTATTGCTCAGGGTGGTGTATTGCCTAACATTCAAGCTGTCTTGCTCCCCAAGAAAACCGAAAAGAAAGCCTAA